The sequence TGGGCCGCGCCAGCAGTCTTATCGGCCTGGGACTCCTGTTCGTCCTCGGCGGCTGGCTCCTGGAGAAGGTCCGGCGCCGGCTCCTGGCCCGGGTGGGGAGGGTGCAGCCATGAAGCCCTGGGTGAAAGGGGTGGTGATCGCGGTGGTGCACCTGGGTCTGGTGGCTTCCCTGGGCGTGAAGCTTCTTTACGATCGGGCCACCCGGCCCCGGGGCTGGGCCCTGACCGCGCCGGTCGATCCGGACCTGCCCATCCGCGGCCGCTACGTCAGCCTGCGGCTGGTGGTGGAGCCCCGGGGCATCCCGGAGCCGTCTCCCGGACGGCCGCGGCCGTCCTCCCAGCCGGTGCGGCTCCTGGTCGAGGACGGCCGGCTCTCCGCCGAGATCCTGCCCGAGGGGCGGGAGCGGGATGCCGGCACGCCGCGGCTGCGGTTCCAGGAGCGGCAGGGCCAGAGGCTGGCGGTCCTGGAGCAGCCGGTGGCCTTCTTCATCCCCGAGCACGTCCCGGATCCCTCGCGGCTGCCGCCGGGCGAGGAGCTGTGGGTGGAGGTGACGCTTCCCGGCAAGGGCCCGCCCCGGCCGATCCGCCTGGGCAAGCGGCAGGGGGACGGCGCCATCACGCCCCTGGGGCTGCGGTAGCCATGAGCCCCAGCCCTCCCGGCTGGTCGCGACAGAGCCCCCCTGCGGCTGGCTGGAAGTGCACTCCACTTCGGGGGAACTCGTGGTGAATCCTTAGTTCGCTCAGCCGTTTTCTGCGGCTTTTTTCCCTTGCGGATCTTGCCCTGACGGTCGGCCTCGGCTATGGTCCATATGCTGGGCACACCGGTGGCCTTGGCATGGATCGGGCCTGATTACACGCGCCGGCAGGCGGCGCTGGCAGCGATGCCGATCCCGGGCCGCCGGCCGCCCCCGCAGGAGGCCTCCGCCATGCAGCCGCTCCCTGATCCCCGCTGCCGCCGCATCGGCCTGGCCGGTGCCGCGAGCCTCCTTGTGCTCCTGGTCACGGCACTGGCCCTGGCCGAAACATCCCCGGCCGGCCTGCGCGGCCCGGCCTTCTCCGACCCGGACGACCGCCTGGCCATGCCGGAAGACTGGGTGGCCAGGCCGATCGCCTACGAGCCATGGGATGCGGGCGCCGATCTGGTCATCAACATGGACCAGGATATCTACCACACCCTCTGGCCGCAGATCACCCGGTTCGGCCGGGAGCACCACCTGGCGATCCATCTGCAGGAGGGCACCTGCAGCATCGCTGCCGGTATGCTGGCCAAGAAGACCGCGGACATGGGGGGCTTCTGCTGCCCGGCCGGCCAGGAGGACCGGCTGCCCGGCCTCCGGTTCCACACCGTGGGCATCGTCGGCATCGCCTTCATCGTCCATCCGGAGAATCCGGTGGAAGACGTCTCCGCCGACCAGCTGCGCCGGATCTTCCAGGGCCGGATCCAGCGCTGGTCCGAGCTGACCACGCCGGCCGGCGCCAAGGGGCCGGACTGGCCCATCAAGCTCATCACCCGGCTGCACTGCCCGAAGCGGCCCGGACACTGGCGGCTGCTTCTGGATCACAAGGGGCAGTTTGCGGCCACAGCCTTCGAGGTGGGCTCCATCCCGGACATGGTGGGGGAGGTGGCGCGGTCCCGCAACGCCATCGGCTGGGAGGTCTTGACCATGGTGGAGCGCAACCGGAAGAAATACCCGCCGGTGCGGCCGCTGGCCATCGGCGGGCTGCGGCCCAACGACTCCCGGGCCCTGGCCACCCTCCGCTACCCCTTCT comes from Thermodesulfobacteriota bacterium and encodes:
- a CDS encoding substrate-binding domain-containing protein, encoding MQPLPDPRCRRIGLAGAASLLVLLVTALALAETSPAGLRGPAFSDPDDRLAMPEDWVARPIAYEPWDAGADLVINMDQDIYHTLWPQITRFGREHHLAIHLQEGTCSIAAGMLAKKTADMGGFCCPAGQEDRLPGLRFHTVGIVGIAFIVHPENPVEDVSADQLRRIFQGRIQRWSELTTPAGAKGPDWPIKLITRLHCPKRPGHWRLLLDHKGQFAATAFEVGSIPDMVGEVARSRNAIGWEVLTMVERNRKKYPPVRPLAIGGLRPNDSRALATLRYPFYRTYTITTWDGPGVANARAGQLAAFIVEDFARLDPDQYGLVASRWLREAGWRFHGEELVGEPAETP